The genome window CCCGCCGCGCTGCGGACCCTCCGTGACCGCGGCGAGATCGGTCCCGACGAGGACGCCGTCGTGCCGCTGACGGGGAGCGGCCTGAAGGGCTGAGCCGGGCGCTCTGCCCGGTGCGCGCGGGACGGCGACCGGCCGCACCGTTACCCCTATTCGATCGGCGGTACTCGGTTCTCACATGGAGGTGCTCGTCTACGGCGCCGGCGCGCTCGGGAGCCTCGTGGGCGGGCTGCTGGCGCGCGAACACGACGTGACGCTCGTCGGGCGCGACCCGCACATGCGGACGATCCGCGAGGACGGGCTCCGGATCGACGGCGAGGTGGACGCGCGGGTCTCCCCGCGGGCGCTCACCGACGGGACGCACCGCGCGGCCGACCTCGCACTCGTCACGACGAAGGCGTACGACACCGACGCGGCGGCGCGGGCGCTCGCCACCGGCGAGTACGACGTGGTCTGCTCGCTCCAGAACGGGCTCACCGAGGGGCGGCTGGTCGCCGCGCTCGACGCGACGGTGCTCGCCGGCACCGCGAGCTACGGCGCCCGGTTCGCGGAACCCGGCCGCGTCACCTGTACCGGCGTCGGTGAGGTGACGGTCGGCGCGCTCTCCGGCGGCGCGAGCCCCGCCGCCGACAGGGTCGGCGCGGCCTTCGACGCGGCCGGTATCGAGGCGGTCGTCGCCGAGGATATGCCGGTGCGCCGCTTCGAGAAGCTCGCGGTCAACGCCGGGATCAACGGCCCCTCGGCGCTCGCCCGAACCGAGAACGGCCCGACGCTCGACGGCCCCGCGAGCGGGGTCGCCCGCGAGGCCGCCCGCGAGACGGCCCGCGTCGCCCGGGCGGTCGGGGTCGACCTCCCCGACGAGCGGGCGGTCGAGGCCGTCGAGCGCGTCGCCGCCGACACCGCCGCCAACCGGTCGTCCATGTACGAGGACGTTGCGAACGGACGACGCACCGAGGTCGACGCGATCTACGGCGCGGTCGCCG of Halorubrum trapanicum contains these proteins:
- a CDS encoding ketopantoate reductase family protein yields the protein MEVLVYGAGALGSLVGGLLAREHDVTLVGRDPHMRTIREDGLRIDGEVDARVSPRALTDGTHRAADLALVTTKAYDTDAAARALATGEYDVVCSLQNGLTEGRLVAALDATVLAGTASYGARFAEPGRVTCTGVGEVTVGALSGGASPAADRVGAAFDAAGIEAVVAEDMPVRRFEKLAVNAGINGPSALARTENGPTLDGPASGVAREAARETARVARAVGVDLPDERAVEAVERVAADTAANRSSMYEDVANGRRTEVDAIYGAVAERADRHGVSAPTCRTIGSLIRGWEAARGLR